The Humulus lupulus chromosome 3, drHumLupu1.1, whole genome shotgun sequence genome window below encodes:
- the LOC133824146 gene encoding uncharacterized protein LOC133824146: protein MIPSTQHPQPPKLPRVEPLIQELVSFSHNDSAFMSSNLTSLLKFVSPWDNEYHKKINIPSHVFGYNTIATLFKDDVTQFCNMDKIRQTPMILYLRLLDDILHTNGLDHLYTFQHPGEVSVGHDNKRAQALKDRFIQMGEKQFLICPWNNNAFTLYDTEKGKRVADNNQKPQSAISTA, encoded by the exons ATGATACCTTCTACTCAACATCCACAACCCCCAAAGCTTCCGCGTGTAGAGCCATTGATACAGGAGCTAGTGTCATTCTCTCACAATGATTCAGCATTTATGTCAAGCAATTTGACCTCTTTATTGAAGTTTGTATCACCATGGGATAATGAATACCACAAGAAGATTAATATCCCATCGCATGTTTTTGGATACAACACGATTGCTACGCTTTTCAAGGATGATGTGACGCAATTTTGCAACATGGACAAGATTAGGCAAACTCCAATGATATTGTATTTGAG GTTGTTGGATGATATACTACATACCAATGGGTTGGATCATTTGTACACATTTCAACATCCAGGTGAAGTTAGTGTAGGTCATGATAATAAGCGTGCCCAAGCACTTAAAGATCGATTCATTCAAATGGGCGAGAAGCAGTTCCTTATTTGTCCCTGGAATAACAA TGCTTTCACGCTATATGATACGGAAAAAGGAAAAAGAGT TGCTGACAACAACCAAAAACCACAGAGTGCGATATCTACTGCATGA